The Polyangium aurulentum genomic interval CGACGAACTTCGTGCACGGCCATCCCTTCTGGAGCATCGCGGTGGGGCTCATGGATGGCGACGAGCCGATCGCGGGCGCGGTCGTGGCGCCTGCGCTCGGGCTGCGCTGGAGCGGCTGGGTGGGCGATCCCGTGAGCGCGGTCGGCCGCCCGGGCCGCCCGGGCGAGGCGCGTCGCAACGGCCAGCGCTGCGGCGTCAGCGCGACGGCGAAGATCGAGGACGCGCTGCTCGCGACGGGCTTTCCGCCGGTGCGCACGCACGCGCCCACGAACAACTTCCACTCGTTCATGTCCGTCAAGCACGTCGCGCAGGCCGTTCGCCGTTGCGGCAGCGCCGCCATCGATCTGTGCATGGTCGCGGACGGCACCTACGACGGCTACTGGGAGCGCAAGCTCCACATCTGGGACGTCGCCGCGGGCAGCGCGCTCGTGCTCGCCGCGCGCGGCCGCATCACCGCGCTCGACGGCTCCGCGCCGAACTACCACGTCGGGCACATCGTCGCCTCGAACGGCCTCATCCACGACGCGCTGGTCGAGGCCGTCAACGCCTGAACGATCCACCAGGATGCGCTTTTGCAACCGGGCGCGTCCACGGTCTTGCGTGAGCTTCTGCCGAGCGCATGTCCGGTGGACCCTGATTGACCCTGACCGCGGGCTCGTTATGATTGGGCCAGTTCCCTCTGCTGGTCTCCGTGAGGTGATTGACGATTGAATCCCGAGTAACCATGAACCAGGGGCCCACGAACGTTGTCGTGGTGTGCTAGGCCCGGAAACCTTCACCGGGAAGCCTGAAGCGGCACAGGGGGCACCCACCTAGCGGCTAGCTAGGGGTTCACAGTCATTCGACCCACGATTCCGGCGGTCAGGAACGTTTGCGGGCACAGCGAGAGCTGCGCCCGCTTTTTTTTTGCGCTCTCGAGTGACCAGGTGGCCGTGACCAGGTGACCATGTCGGCTTCCGCCGACGCTCTCGCGCTCGCTGGCTTTTCTTTTCCGTTTGCGGAGGCATTCCGGTAGCTTCGGCCATCCGATGGACACGTTCGACCCGCTTTTCGAGGCTCCGACGAGCCGTTCTGGGCGCCTGCGGGCTGCCCTGCGCCGGGGGGCGCTGGTCCTTGCGTTGCTCGCCGTGCCAGGCGTGGCCTTCGCCGCCGTCGCCAAGGGCAAGGTGAACGGCGCAGAGAAGCTCCTGAACCCCGTGTGGAACGAGGCGAAGGATCCCAACGCGCATCGCTACACCTTCCGCGAGCCGTCCCCCACCGTGAGGCCCGACGTGCGCACGCTCTCGGGGCACATGCCGAAGGAGCTGGCCGTCGTCGCGCTCGGCGAGAAGGGGACGCCGGACAAGGTGCCCGTGACGGTGGTGCTCGCGGGTGGTCGCACGACGCCGGTGACGATCGTGGTGCCCGAGGGGCAGCAGATCGTGTTCGAGAACCGCGACCCGTTCCCGCACAAGATCTACGACACGGGCGGCAAGGGCCTCGGCGCGGTGGAGACGGCGCCGACGAAGAACCGCTCGTGGACGCCGCCCGGCCCCGGCAAGTACGAGATCCGCGATCAGATGGCGCCGAGCGTGCGCTCGTGGGTCGTGGTCGAATCGCGCGCGGTGAAGACGGCGTATCCGGATCGCAAGGGGGAGTTCGCGATCGAGCTCGAGCCGGGCACGTACAAGCTGCGCGGCTACTTCAACGGCGAGCCTGTGGGGCAGGAGCTCGACGTGACGATCGGTCAGTTCCCCGCCGAGCAGCGCATCGTGGCGCCGCTCGTGGTCGGGGAGGCGGGCAAGTGACGACCATTTCCGAGGCCAGCCGATGATCCTCTCCCGATTCTGGTATCTCGCCCTCGCCATCCTCCTCGGCGCGTCGGCGTTCGTGCTCTTTCTGGCCGCGCAGATGTACAACCGGGCCGGCCAGCGCGCGATGAGCGAGGCTCTCGCCGCCGACTCGAGCGCCGTTGGTTGGTACTTGAAAGACGACGCGCGCAACCGCTCGACCGCGCTGATCCCGATCGCGCTCGCGCCCGAGCTGCGCACGCACCTGCAGAAGGCCACGCCCGATCAGAAGCCCGGGCGCGAGCTGCGCGAAGAGGCGCGCAAGGCGCTGCGCAAGCTCGAGGGCGACGTTCCCGCAGACCTCAAGTTCGACGCGCTCTGGGCCGTCGACGGCAACGGTCGCGTCATCGCCTCGGTCGGCATCGAGCACTCCGAGGACTGGGAGCTCGGCGGCTTCCCCGTCGTGGCCGACGCGCTGCACGGCTGGATCCGCGACGACGCGTGGGTCTGGAAGGGCCGCATCTACCGCGTGGTCGCGAGGCCCGTCGAGGCCGAGGTCAACGGCGAGCCCGTCGGCGCCGTCATCGGCGTCAAGATCGTCGACGACAAGTTCGCGCAGTCGGTCTCGAAGCGCACGGGCGCCGCGGTCGGCTTCTACGCCGACGGCGCGCGCGTCGCCTCGTGGGGGCCCGAGGGCTTCGACAAGGCGAACCTCGATCAGATCACGCAGGATCTGAAGCAGCTCGAGGCCAACAAAGACTACCAGGAGAAGGGCCGCAGCGAGCCGCGCGTCATCGGCGAGCACCTCGGCGTCGTGTACGCGCGCATGCCCGGCGAGGCGTGGGATCTCGGCGCGGGCTTCGCGGTCGGTCGCCTCGCGGTCGGCGTCGATGGCCCGATGGGCTTCCTCAACAAGGCCGACGATCTCGACAAGAAGAACGTCCCCTGGGCCTTCATCATCCTCGCGATCGTGCTGCTCGCGGGCGCGGGCCTGGCGTTCTCGGTCCTCGAGCACACGCAGCCGCTCTCGGCGTTCGGGCGCGAGGCGGTGCGGTTCGCGAAGGGCGAGGTCGACGTGCTCGCGCCGAGCAAGTTCCGCGGCGCGTACAAGAAGATCGCGTCGGACATCAACGACGGCGTCGACAAGGTCGCGGCCAAGGGCGGCGCCCCGCGTCGCGCGGCCGATCTCGAGCAGGTGCTCGGTCCGATCCCGGCCGCGCCTGCAATGAGCGCGTTCTCGGTGCCCGGCCCGGGCGAGGCGAGGGTCTCTGCGCCGGGTCCCGTCCCCGCGGCGCCCGCGTCAGGCCCTGCCAAACCCTTGCCCAAGGCGCTGCCCAAGCCGAAGCCGCGCACGGGCCTCACGCAGACGATCGATCCCGAGGAGCTCGCGCCCGTCGCCGACGAGGCCGAGGTGCGCGACGGGTCTGCGCCTCCGCCGATGCCTGCGGGCACGAACGGCGCTGCGGACGGCGACAGCGACGAGCTGACCGAGTGGCAGAGGGTCTACGAAGAGTTCCTCGCGATGAAGCAGGAGTGCGGCGAGCCCACGGCGGGCATGACGTTCGAGAAGTTCAAGTCCACGCTCCAGCGCAACAAGGACGCGCTCGTGCAGCGGCACGGCGTGACGCGGGTGAAGTTCACGGTGTACGCCAAGGAAGGCAAGGCCGCGCTGAAGGCCTCGCCGGTGAAGTGACGGCGCGAAGGGGCGAGGGGCGATGAGCACGAGCAGGGTCGTCATCGGCGGTCTGTTGACCGGGTTGGTTTGTCTCTCCGCGTCGGGCACGGCGCGCGCTTCCTCGGGCATCGACTCGCCCGAGAGCGGCGTCGTGCAGGCCGGGCGCGGAGGGACGGGGGTGGCGCGCGCGGACGATCCGCTCGCGGCTTACTTCAACCCGGCCGCGATCGCTTCGATGAAGTCGGGCGTGCACCTCGGCGCTCACCTCATGTTCTTCGATCAGTGTTTCACGCGCCTCGGGCCGGGCGGCCAGCCGGTCTCTCCTGGCGGCGGCGTGCCGGGCCCTGGCGCGCCTGGGGGGCCCGCGGCGGCGGTCTGCTCCGAGGGGACGCCCTTTCCGAACCCGCAGCTCGCGGCCACGTTCCGCGTCCATCGCCAGCTCGCGATCGGCCTCGCGGTGCTCGGCCCGCACGCGGCCGGCAACGCCGTGTGGCCGGAGTCGATCCCGTACACGAACCAGGTCGGCGTGCAGACGACGCAGCCGTCGCCGCAGCGTTATCTGCTCACGGAGCAGGACGCGCTGATCATCAATCCGACGCTGAGCATCGGCTACGCGATCAACGACAAGTTCAGCATCGGCGCGGGGTTCGTCTGGGGCATTGCCTCGATCGATTTCGTGAACTTCACGCAGGCCGTTTCCGCGACGAACTTCGACGACTTCAACGCCAACGGCGACGTGAAGGCGCACATCTCGGCCTTCGACGGGTTCATTCCGGGCGTCGTGGTGGGCCTGCACGCCTCGCCGATCAAGCGGCTCGATCTCGCTGCGTGGTTCAAGTGGCAGGACGCGGTCAGGACGCGCACGAGCTTGCGGCTCGAGTCGGCGTACTGGAAGGCGGGCGGGCAGAAGAACGACAATCCCTGCCCCAACCTGCCTGCGGACTGCAACATCACCGAGAACGAGGACGCGGGCACGCTCAAGTTCCAGATCCCGATGGAGGCGCGTGTCGGCGTTCGTTATCACCACCCGCGCAGGGCCGGCTCGCTCGTGCCGAAGACGGGCCCGCGGGTGCGCGATTCCATTGCGGAGGACCTCTTC includes:
- a CDS encoding inositol monophosphatase family protein: MKSTSAAERAQFAAIALLVAEEAGALVSAGFRSRPVAELKGKSDLVTQFDRASEDMLVARLSSLAPGIPVVGEERGESSSNASNRAGLIWYVDPLDGTTNFVHGHPFWSIAVGLMDGDEPIAGAVVAPALGLRWSGWVGDPVSAVGRPGRPGEARRNGQRCGVSATAKIEDALLATGFPPVRTHAPTNNFHSFMSVKHVAQAVRRCGSAAIDLCMVADGTYDGYWERKLHIWDVAAGSALVLAARGRITALDGSAPNYHVGHIVASNGLIHDALVEAVNA
- a CDS encoding MXAN_5187 family protein, with amino-acid sequence MILSRFWYLALAILLGASAFVLFLAAQMYNRAGQRAMSEALAADSSAVGWYLKDDARNRSTALIPIALAPELRTHLQKATPDQKPGRELREEARKALRKLEGDVPADLKFDALWAVDGNGRVIASVGIEHSEDWELGGFPVVADALHGWIRDDAWVWKGRIYRVVARPVEAEVNGEPVGAVIGVKIVDDKFAQSVSKRTGAAVGFYADGARVASWGPEGFDKANLDQITQDLKQLEANKDYQEKGRSEPRVIGEHLGVVYARMPGEAWDLGAGFAVGRLAVGVDGPMGFLNKADDLDKKNVPWAFIILAIVLLAGAGLAFSVLEHTQPLSAFGREAVRFAKGEVDVLAPSKFRGAYKKIASDINDGVDKVAAKGGAPRRAADLEQVLGPIPAAPAMSAFSVPGPGEARVSAPGPVPAAPASGPAKPLPKALPKPKPRTGLTQTIDPEELAPVADEAEVRDGSAPPPMPAGTNGAADGDSDELTEWQRVYEEFLAMKQECGEPTAGMTFEKFKSTLQRNKDALVQRHGVTRVKFTVYAKEGKAALKASPVK
- a CDS encoding OmpP1/FadL family transporter produces the protein MSTSRVVIGGLLTGLVCLSASGTARASSGIDSPESGVVQAGRGGTGVARADDPLAAYFNPAAIASMKSGVHLGAHLMFFDQCFTRLGPGGQPVSPGGGVPGPGAPGGPAAAVCSEGTPFPNPQLAATFRVHRQLAIGLAVLGPHAAGNAVWPESIPYTNQVGVQTTQPSPQRYLLTEQDALIINPTLSIGYAINDKFSIGAGFVWGIASIDFVNFTQAVSATNFDDFNANGDVKAHISAFDGFIPGVVVGLHASPIKRLDLAAWFKWQDAVRTRTSLRLESAYWKAGGQKNDNPCPNLPADCNITENEDAGTLKFQIPMEARVGVRYHHPRRAGSLVPKTGPRVRDSIAEDLFDVELNFTWAHNSDVDNLEVRFDPGTRVNVPGGSPAEVPPNADIPHNWKDVLGVRLGGDFVVIPGFIALRAGGFFETNGQDPAYLNPDFHLGYRIGVGGGATVRIGPVDVSLAYQHTFYETLDNGGDGRVKALSGDATPGLDFRSRQAINGGRLESSLNEIALGGTFRF